The following nucleotide sequence is from Vicia villosa cultivar HV-30 ecotype Madison, WI unplaced genomic scaffold, Vvil1.0 ctg.000029F_1_1_3, whole genome shotgun sequence.
tggttcggttggcttttaaaaaaaatctgaatcaaaccaaaccaaactaatgcggtttggtttggttcggttggttaggttttttacaaatattttattgagccatacatacacatataggtgacaacataattttgtatttagacattcatacactatcaaataacaacaaaactcgtcatattttgacaacaattttctatttaatatgtaaaaattaaattagacaaaagtgaaatattaaacataaaataataacataaaacaatataaaaattattataatgaaacaaaaaatagaagagacgagagattagtgaaggtgaaaaagaaaaaaagtgttgagagattagagaagaagatgtgcgataaaaacgaaactacaatacaaaatatttacaaaaaatgagaaggtgaaaaagaaagaatataagagagtagggattatagaagaagaataaggaagatgtatgtggcaaagaaggtgcgataatgttattagagattagAGAAAATCAGGACtcaaattatatgtgtaagaatgagaaaattgttggtaatcataaggctaaggtataataggtttaagtttgggttgaatgtaagttaaataaaatttaggttgtaacataatgcggtttgattcggtttggttcggtttacaaaatacaaaccgcaaaccaaaccaaaccgtgcgattttgttaaaagatgacccaaactaatccgaaccatatgcggttttttgcggtttcggtttagGTTGGTttagtttgcggttttctattgggttggtttggttttgaacataCCACATATGTTTGCATTGTCACTTATTTCCTTATACTCTTTGTAATTAATTAAACTTTTAGTAAGATTAGAAATAAGCATCAATTTAACTACATAGAAGTGTTGCTGTTTGAATGGAATAAACTCGATAAAGTGATATCCATTACTTGTTTGTGTATAGTTGACTAACTTTGTAGAATAAACCTTATTCAAAATGTATAGAATATTAGAACCAGATGCCAAAGCAATTCATATTTGATTGTTAATTAAGAAAAACACAGCCTAGAAAACAAGCATCATGCACAAACCTGATGCTGTTGCCATTCCTGGATATTCTTTATTCTCAACAAAGAAACATTTAGAGCCATCACAAGTGAAGGGATACAATGCATCTACTATCATCAATACAACACTTATTGATGAACCAAAAGAGTAAGCTACtcagaaaaacataacaaagacaACTAACTAGTCAATTTAGGAAATAACATTAATAACACGATCCTCTTTCTCTTGCTTGAAAACTCACTCAAACAGACTTAGTTTGTTGCACAACATCCATCAAAAAATTGGTGAAAAACTCTTCATAAGATGGCAATTTCCCAAACCCAGGAAAGTAATTGATATCAATCACAAGGTACCTTCCGGGATTTTTACCATCTCTAATAACATCAATATTGAAAAGATTAAGTCCTAATCTTTCCCTCAACACTCTTGCCAACTCAGCAACCAAACTCTGAGGAGGCATTTCAGCCTTATCAACAGCACTACTACCACCACCATCATCCTCACCCAAGTTCGATATTTGAGAAAACGGCACCGACCCTTTAATCGTTTTGAGCTTCTCTTCTGAAATATCATTCAAAGATTTGCGCTTTACGCATCTAAACTGCTTCCCAGCAACGTAAATCTTGAAAATGACCCCACCGTGGTTCACAAACTCCTGCAGCACCATAGGATTATTATCCAAGGACTTAACACCGTCACGgtcaaaaaccaaaaacagatTGTGAGAATTGACAGTACCGTTAGCCTCCAACGGTTTCGCTATGAACGGAAACCTCAAACCCTGTTCCTCGATTGCATCAAAATCGAACAATTTCGGTTCCTTGACGACAACTTGTTTGGGAATTTCAACAGTCGCGTTTTCATTTTCGATAGAAAGTTGTAACTGGGTGACTGATTCGAGCATGGTAATGCGATTGTGAAGACGGTCGATTAACTCGGGAGGGTCGATGATGACTGTGTTTGGGTGTTTGGTTGAGAATTCTTGTAACTGGTTTTTCCAGTTTTGGGTGTGGAGTTTGTGGATGATGCAGTGGAATGGGCCCTGTTGGGATAAGGGTATGGTGAGGTCGATTTGTATGAGATCAATGGAATGTTGTTTGGCGTAGTGGAGGAATGAGGGTTGAATGAAGGTATCGACTTTCTTGGGTTCAAGAGCGTATCCTACTCgagacatttttgtttctttcttgatGTGTTGAAGGATAGGATGATGCAATTTAagttctcaaagttttcttaaaTAGGATTCAATTGAGGGAAAAAATAGTTGTATTCACTTTAGAaagataagttttttttaatggtAGGGAATAGatcctttgaatttgacagtAAAACCAACGATGGAGAGTGCTACCAAATTGAAAATCCGTGCATTATACTTCACCCACCATATTAACCCCAAGCCGACATAGCAATGGAGCAGTTCCAAAGTAAATGTAAATATGGTCAACTTCTTCGCCATCATGTGCCTACAGGAAGGTTCTCCCGTTATACATGTTTACATCCATTTAACATTtagtatttgtttttgtttttttattatttatttacttttttttaatttttttgtgtaATGGGTAGAGGGGAAAAATTGTACATAGAATACTAATTTGTTTGTGATAAATTCTTTAGATCTTTTTATATaggtttaaaataaattaattaaaaagtaatATGATATAAAATGATGAATGTAGATATATCCAACACCGAAGTGTTAAAAAACGGTTTCAAATTTTCCTTCAAAGTTGCAAAGAAGTTGATAGTATAGGTGTTTACCAGATTTACTTGTCTCCTTACATATTTACTAATAATAATCGACgtttgaagaaataatagactGGAGGGACTCGCAAGGATTCAAAAGCAATTGTATCATCATACTTAAATATTCTTTAGAAATAAATAGGGACATCTCAAACAATTCGAAAACTATGATGTATTAGGTTCTATTCACTCAAAATAAATCACTAGTATAAATAACATCTGATCAGAATCTttcaaaaaataagtttttgcaCACGTATATGACACAATCTGATACAAATTTGGGACAAGAAAAGAATAGGCATTAACGTAATAAAAAACTTTTGTGGGACAAAGACAAGTGCGCAGTACTGTTTAAATTAGAGTAAGGATAAACGCTTGAGTTCATGCTATAAAATATGCAGTCTTCCTGTCACAAAATTTTCTTTCAATCGACAGCTGAAGAAACATTTCTATAACACATTGGTAGCAAGCTTGGAAAATGATCTACATCAAAAACATGAAATACTAATACAAAATTGTGGCTAAAATTACATAGCAATTAACAACAAAATGGTGAGCTACATATTCTTTAATGACAGCAACCGTCAAAATTTTGAAGGAATCAAGTTCTTACATCAATTCTGTAAGAGGATGAAAGCACCAACTTATGCTTGTAATTGAATAGATTCAATTTTGTTATAAGCAACTTCCTTGACTTTCTTGTGGGAACCGtgttttgatttgtttgattttctCTTCTTTGAAGCTGTACCATCAAGTGTATCCTTCTCCTCGATCCCATTTTCATGTCTAGATTTGTGTGATTTCCTTTTCTTTGAAGCAGTATTATTTTCAATAGTGTAATCTTTCTCCTCGTTCCCATTTTCTTGATCTGAAGCATCGATTTCAGACCGTAATGGAAACTTGTCCTTTGATTCCGTCTGATGGGTCTCTGGCTCAATAACTGACATTCCTGATAGAATGAAGTCTAACAAAAATGTGCTTCTTACAAGTCTGTCTATCCTTCCAAAGTGCCTCTGACTATATGGTATAAGACCTTCTAGTAGTTCCCCGATCCCTTTAATCTGAAATGTGCCATAAAAAATGTATGTTACACATTTTTTTGCTTCCTCAAAAACTTGGAATTCTTTAAGATAAAACGAAAAATATCCTAACAAATTGAACTAAATATGGATTAAAAGTTGCACTGTGTAGAATTCAATGTATATTGGTTTATCATATAAAAACATACTTTTACCCTAATGCTATAATGCAATTTATATCCCTTATAGTAAACAACAGTTAAATTTGATACCAAATATCATATTTCTAAATGATTTTCTCATTTGCATTAAAGCGGAGAAtgcaatctgaaaattaaatctGTTCGAGCTGCATATGCAGCCCAAACTAACCAGCCTGTGTTGTAGTCTTTAAGGAATAAAATTTCATAAAGCCTCATAAAGAACGGCGAAAAAACACCTGAACAATATCTGTTGGAGGAAAGATGTTGAAAACTCTGAAAAGCACGAACTGTGAAACATAACAGAGCTTTGGTTTTGTATTCCATTCTCGaatatagttaaataataaaCGAAGCTCTTCATTGCCAAAGGCCTTAAGTGCTCtatcaacatgatcttcagcccCTTTCTTTCTGCACAACAAGATTTGGGTGCCAGTCATGACTCATGTGTATACCAATAAGGTTCAAGTCATAAAATGGATAAAAGCTAACCTGCAAAGTTCTGTAAATAACTCCAAAAGTTTATGGGGTCTGcgcaattcaaatgcaatttgtACTGCCTTGGTATAGTCAGCATCTGATAGGGCATTCTCTAGCTCTTGACCTTTCAAAACTCCCTCTTCCTGCATTACCAATAGAAACCATATTACTTTTTGTTAAAACCCAGAATATTTTTCCAAGAAATTGGGGCAAACTCCCCATGTAAAATGCTTCAAATCTCTCATAAAATGATATTATAGTTCTTGATCACAACCTCCTCTTACTCATAGTCATAGATAACATGTCTTACTATCTCAACCTAATTTACTTAATTCTCTCACAACAATAGTTACTAACAGAGGCCTAACACTTCTCTAATATACAAGGCGCGGATGATTTTAAAGAGTATTTATCTCTGCTGACTCTAACTCTAATTTTATCTGATTGTATAACCACTCATCCATCAAAATTTGTGCATCGTGTATTGGGGAATAATTGTAGAATCAAACTTAGCAATCATTATTATAATCAACCTTTGATTTAATCTCAATGCTAAGTGAAAAACGAAAAAATGTGCTCAGTTTAACAAACCTCTTTGCGAAAAGCTTCTTCTTTATCAGCTGCAGTGGAATCTAGCCACAGATTGACAACGGCATCACTGCCACCAGTTGCAAGCAGCTCTGATTTGCTGCCTACAGCCAACGCCCAAACCTGCAGAGTAAAATAAAAATCAGCTTAagatttattttgagaaaaagaACTGGAAGGTCATTAAAACCTTGCAACTGCATTTTGAGATAATGCATTAATGAAACAAAACACCTTGTAAATATATAGGGTATATTTAACGACCCGCTCTAATTAACTAGTCTTCATATTCAAACCAAATGAAATATATACTGATATTAACTgttaatcaaatattcaaataagtTATATATCATCATCTATATTATACAAACTATCTTACGGAGCAAGAAATAAGTTATATTATATATCATCATCTATATTATACAAATTATCTTATGGAGCAAGAAGAAATTCAGAGATGTGTCACTGCCAAAATATAATCTACACACTTGAaggtaaaaataaaaagatatggCTAAAATAAATTGATGTTCTGAGTTTGGAAATAATAAATGATCAAGAAAAGCCTAATTTGAATGTTGGGTAGAGCATAGAATTCAGTAGCGTCTATACAGTTTTCGGGCTGAGAGGTGAATAGGTCAAATTCTTAAATTTCTCACTAATAATAGAAGATTCAAAAACTCTACTGAGAATCTTGAAGTATGCAAACACATATGTGAGGGCCCTCAACCAAACACAGGTATAAAATAATCCCTCAACTAATAAGGCCCTGAAGAAAAACAGCAAAAAATAAGATTATAAGTATATAACATAGGATCGAGTAGAACCTTGTCTTCGTGATTGTCATATGTGGCAATACATTCATTTGATTTTACAGTCCATAGTTTTACTAAACCATCAGCACCTGAAATATTAATTGAGGATATCATACAAGCAATCAAAATGTTGGAAATTAACAAAATCAGCTATAGATAGCCTCATACCACAAGAAACAATCTGTGTTCCACGAGTAACAAACAATGCTCTTAACACACTTGAAGTGTGTCCTTCAAATGTCTTCAAACACGAGCCATCAGATATAGCCCATATCCTTATTGTTTTGTCCCCGGATGCTGTTACTACACATTGATCAACAGGGGAAAACTCTACAGACCAGATTCCTCTTTTATGCCCTTTAAATACAACTACTGATACTAGATCTGGAAGTCTCCAAACACGTGCGGTGCGGTCCTGATTGAAGACATTAAAATATAATTGATAGTAACTACAATGGAAGCACAAGATTTTCAAACAGGAAGAGTAAAGGAAGGAAGCCAGTGTAAGTAGTCTTTACACGTTAAAAACTGATAAAGAATACTATAGTCAGCAATGGGAACATATCTTTTAATAAGATTAGTTAATATAAAAGACCAAAGAAATGTGCAAGTCATATATAATACCAACCTGAGAACCACTACATACTAAACTATCATTTGGAGCAACAGCTACAGAATTGATATCTTTATCGTGAGCTGCAACAACAGCTTTTGCTTTTAAGTTAATTGGAGCTGTCAAATTGTCCAAGAGACCATCCATACTCCACACCTTAAGAGTATGATCACTGAGAAACATTCACCACATTCATAAGAAAAAATTTAAACAGTATAGTAGTATCCAAAAGCTTGTGCATTTAAAATCAAAGGATTCAACAATAAACCTGGTAACATATTGGAACAGTCAAGTCATACagcataaaaaaaaggaaaatttaacATCAAAAAATAAACAGAAAAGTAAAACTTAATGTTTGGGGATAATGATCCATTGGAAGAAGACTATCTTGAAAGAGATAAATGTGGTTGTCTTCTTTAAAAGATTGGCAACACAGCATAGGTCAACCATAATGTTTTTAACATGTTATATTCAAAGTGACATTGTCACTGGCAAAACAAAGCATCAGATAACCATCAAACTTAAcagaaaaaggtttttgaaaatatatttctaaCTAGCTATTGGTGCTAAACCATAATGTTTTTACAATGTTATATCAAAGCGACATAGTCACTGGCAAAACAGAGCAACAGATAACAATCAAAACTTAACAGCAGAAGCTTTTTCATCTTACAgtaattacttttattattaaaagagtTATTATGAGAAAAACCATATCAAGCGACTCCAAAATGCAGGAACTTATGGAGAGTAAAAAATAAATCCTTGctgttatgaagaaaaaaaaagtaatgcATCGACAGATTCTACACTCACCTACTGCCACTAACAAAGAAGTCccgctttttttttgaaaatgcaATGGCTCCAACAGCTCCCATGTGACCTATACCGACTCCAATGCAGCTTGTAATTTCTGAGTCCCATAACCTAACCTATACAGCAAGTGGACATTGTTACATAATTTTAGATTGACTTCAACACAGTGCACTACaagcatattattattattaacttattACAAACATTATATAAGAGTTCCCGCAGAAGAAAGTTCAAAGTCATAGTTGAGACCAAAGAGGTAAAACTTACAGTGTTATCTTTACTTCCAGTCACAATTAGGTTTCTCCCAGAACTTGATACACAGGTGTCAAGGCATAGAACTATTTCAGTATGACCAGATAAGACATAAGAACATGACATAGATGCAAGGTCATAAACCCGAACCTGCAAAGGGGTAGTTCATTAAAGGCCGAGAACTTAAACATCACACTTGCGCGGCTGAAGAATGGAGAATTGATACATAACAAATTGAAGGATGGTAACCAAATGTTGAACTTCTTGGATTAGTCGGTTgcaaggccggataccaagatttttattaaaaaaaaatgttgagCTTCTTACAttgatcaatcattcaaatcccAACAAATATGGGAGACGACGTCTACTTTATCCTTTTGTGAAAATAATTGTATAGCTTTTATAAAATTAGGATTGTTCAATTTCAGAAAATTAGGATATATAGTTTTCTGGTGTGACATTACACCAGTCTATGCAAGACACTTTTGACTAGCACTTTATCTATTTTTCTTGTTCATGTTCTTTCTTGTCCTCATTTGCAATGCAACCAACGGAAATTTATCCTTTTTTAGCATAAAGTTTAAATGTACTAGCACATTTTTATACCTGTTCAAGATTTGTAGCAAGAGCAAGGAACTTTTCATCATCCCCAACAAACTTCATATCTACAACCTCTTCATTATATCCCACTAGTCTTTTGGTAAGATTTAATTGCAACAACTCTTCAATCCAATTCAGAGAGTAAAACAGAAACTGCTGATCTGCAGTCACGCAAAGCAATCCTTGGTTCGAGCCAAGCATAACAGCAGAAGTGAAACCCCTACGTGAACCATCCTCGTCTGTGTTGTTTGTAACATCTGAAGCTTTTTGCTCAAACAAGCAAACTGCACTGttgatattaaataaaaaaactgagtGCATAgcttccatcttgattaagataactTTGAAATTTAAGCGCCGATCCTTTAATCGGTAAAAAATATTATATCCCAAATTTAGGTGTGCCAAATTACTTACAAGTTACAGGATGCCACCGTATAAATAAActccaagtaacaaacacaaattATGTTAACAAGTTTCTAACTCGGATCCTTGCATAACTCCCATATTTCATTTCAATCCACCACAAACTAAATTTAATTCATGCAAATGAACTAGAAATATTTTaacttatggaaaaaaaattcacATATATTACCCTTCAGAACTCCATATGCGTACAATGCCTCGTTCACCAACAGTAACAAAATGTGTTGCTTGAGAACCAGCgtgtttttttgaatttt
It contains:
- the LOC131622364 gene encoding inositol-tetrakisphosphate 1-kinase 2-like; protein product: MSRVGYALEPKKVDTFIQPSFLHYAKQHSIDLIQIDLTIPLSQQGPFHCIIHKLHTQNWKNQLQEFSTKHPNTVIIDPPELIDRLHNRITMLESVTQLQLSIENENATVEIPKQVVVKEPKLFDFDAIEEQGLRFPFIAKPLEANGTVNSHNLFLVFDRDGVKSLDNNPMVLQEFVNHGGVIFKIYVAGKQFRCVKRKSLNDISEEKLKTIKGSVPFSQISNLGEDDGGGSSAVDKAEMPPQSLVAELARVLRERLGLNLFNIDVIRDGKNPGRYLVIDINYFPGFGKLPSYEEFFTNFLMDVVQQTKSV
- the LOC131622380 gene encoding protein TORMOZ EMBRYO DEFECTIVE-like — protein: MESLRLKTNYRCVPALQQFYTGGPYAVSSDGSFIVCACGDSIKIVDSANASIRSTLEGDSEQVTALALGPNDKILFSASHSRQIRVWDLSTLKCVRSWKGHEGPVMCMACDASGGMLATGGADRNVLVWDVDAGYCTHFFRGHGGVVSCVMFHPDPEKQLIFSGSDDGGDNATVRVWDFSKNKRKNKCIAILDNHHSAVTSIAVSEDGWTLLSSGRDKIVTLWDLRDYSSKKTVITNEAVESVCLISAGSPFASSLDSYRQNSKKHAGSQATHFVTVGERGIVRIWSSEGAVCLFEQKASDVTNNTDEDGSRRGFTSAVMLGSNQGLLCVTADQQFLFYSLNWIEELLQLNLTKRLVGYNEEVVDMKFVGDDEKFLALATNLEQVRVYDLASMSCSYVLSGHTEIVLCLDTCVSSSGRNLIVTGSKDNTVRLWDSEITSCIGVGIGHMGAVGAIAFSKKKRDFFVSGSSDHTLKVWSMDGLLDNLTAPINLKAKAVVAAHDKDINSVAVAPNDSLVCSGSQDRTARVWRLPDLVSVVVFKGHKRGIWSVEFSPVDQCVVTASGDKTIRIWAISDGSCLKTFEGHTSSVLRALFVTRGTQIVSCGADGLVKLWTVKSNECIATYDNHEDKVWALAVGSKSELLATGGSDAVVNLWLDSTAADKEEAFRKEEEGVLKGQELENALSDADYTKAVQIAFELRRPHKLLELFTELCRKKGAEDHVDRALKAFGNEELRLLFNYIREWNTKPKLCYVSQFVLFRVFNIFPPTDIVQIKGIGELLEGLIPYSQRHFGRIDRLVRSTFLLDFILSGMSVIEPETHQTESKDKFPLRSEIDASDQENGNEEKDYTIENNTASKKRKSHKSRHENGIEEKDTLDGTASKKRKSNKSKHGSHKKVKEVAYNKIESIQLQA